One window from the genome of Streptomyces sp. Alt3 encodes:
- a CDS encoding roadblock/LC7 domain-containing protein — translation MSGTSHPGPLVEIMTALRERVMGVHDLVLSTGDGLLVAADATTVHPESIAALSAATLSLGQRLAHEADGGTLRDVTTRCAGRNVLIQAVGDRALLTVLGDEGLDLALLHLHMPATVDQLVQILEHDTAS, via the coding sequence ATGTCCGGCACCTCGCACCCCGGCCCTCTCGTCGAGATCATGACCGCTCTGCGGGAAAGGGTCATGGGGGTGCACGACCTCGTCCTGTCGACCGGCGACGGCCTTTTGGTTGCCGCGGACGCCACGACCGTCCACCCCGAATCCATCGCAGCGCTCTCCGCCGCCACCCTCAGCCTCGGCCAGCGGCTCGCCCACGAGGCCGACGGAGGCACGCTGCGCGACGTCACGACCCGTTGCGCCGGACGTAATGTCCTCATCCAGGCCGTCGGCGACCGCGCCCTGCTGACCGTCCTCGGCGACGAGGGGCTGGACCTCGCCCTGCTGCACCTGCACATGCCCGCTACCGTTGACCAGCTGGTGCAGATTCTCGAACACGACACCGCCTCCTGA